In the genome of Actinomycetes bacterium, the window CTCGCACCTGGAGGCCGACGAATGCGGTGCCGTCGACGAGTTCCTGGAGGTCGCGCCGCACGCGCAGGTCGCGCACGGTTCCCTCGGCGTGATGCTCTCGCTGCAGGACCAGCTGCCCCGGACGCCCCGGGCGCTGGAGGACGGTGAGGTGCTCGACCTCGGCGGCGCGTCGCTCGCCCGCCGGGTCGTCGAGATCGCGACCCCGCACGTGCCGCACAACTGGGAGTCCCACATGTTCTTCGAGCAGGAGACGCGCACGCTCTTCCTCGGCGACCTGATGACCCAGCTGGGCGACGGGCCGGCCGTGACCGGTGACGACATCCTCGAGGCCGCCATCGCCGCGGAGGACCTGTTCCACCAGACCTCGCTCGGGCCCGCGGTGCCGGAGACCTACCGGCGGATCGCCGACCTCGAGCCGGCCCGGCTGGCGGTCATGCACGGCTCGTCGTTCGAGGGCGACTGCGCCACCCTGCTGCGCGCGATGGCCGACGTCTACGAGCAGCGCTACGGCTGTGCGCCGGCAGGCCT includes:
- a CDS encoding MBL fold metallo-hydrolase, with product MSARVDQIADRIYRISTLVPDVGPTGFTFNQFLVDAEEPLLYHTGMRQLFPSVREAVERVMPVERLRWIAFSHLEADECGAVDEFLEVAPHAQVAHGSLGVMLSLQDQLPRTPRALEDGEVLDLGGASLARRVVEIATPHVPHNWESHMFFEQETRTLFLGDLMTQLGDGPAVTGDDILEAAIAAEDLFHQTSLGPAVPETYRRIADLEPARLAVMHGSSFEGDCATLLRAMADVYEQRYGCAPAGLLGDIPAPALPGHDAPVGAPS